In uncultured Ilyobacter sp., a genomic segment contains:
- a CDS encoding ABC transporter permease, translating into MVNYIMRRLLMLVVILFSASLIIFLIMKAAPGDTATVLLGENATKQAIAEVNAKYGLDKPIHIQYIKMITNFFTGELKSIYYKDNVIKIVTQRLPATLELGFFAIILAVLVSVPVGIISAVKRNSIFDYLAMSTALLGISIPVFFTGIILMYIFSIKLGILPASGYGGHIWTGGFKNFILPGVSLSFVLMSSTTRLTRSAMLDVINQDYMRTAKAKGLAKMKIIIVHGLKNAMIPIVTNIGNQVATIFSGAVLTETVFSWPGVGRLAIDAVFRRDEPLVFGAVIMLAGVYVIVNLFVDILYAFIDPQISYE; encoded by the coding sequence ATGGTGAACTATATTATGAGAAGACTTCTCATGCTTGTTGTAATACTATTCTCAGCGTCATTGATAATATTCCTTATTATGAAGGCAGCACCAGGTGATACAGCTACAGTTTTACTTGGAGAAAATGCAACTAAACAAGCAATAGCCGAAGTAAATGCAAAATACGGTTTAGATAAACCGATACATATTCAGTATATAAAAATGATAACAAATTTTTTTACAGGAGAGTTGAAATCAATTTATTACAAGGATAATGTAATTAAGATTGTCACACAAAGGCTGCCTGCGACTCTTGAATTGGGATTTTTTGCAATAATATTAGCTGTTTTAGTATCAGTTCCGGTAGGTATAATTTCAGCAGTTAAACGGAATTCAATTTTTGATTATTTAGCAATGTCCACAGCTCTACTTGGAATATCTATCCCAGTATTTTTTACAGGTATTATATTGATGTATATTTTTTCTATTAAACTTGGGATATTACCCGCATCTGGTTATGGGGGACATATCTGGACAGGAGGATTTAAAAATTTCATTTTGCCTGGAGTTTCTTTATCCTTTGTATTGATGTCATCAACAACACGTCTAACCCGTTCTGCCATGCTAGATGTTATCAACCAGGATTATATGAGAACGGCAAAGGCAAAGGGTCTTGCAAAAATGAAGATAATTATAGTACATGGTTTAAAGAATGCCATGATTCCAATTGTTACAAATATAGGAAACCAGGTTGCCACAATATTTTCAGGGGCTGTTTTAACTGAAACTGTATTTTCATGGCCTGGTGTTGGTCGGCTTGCTATTGATGCAGTATTTCGTAGAGACGAACCTCTTGTTTTTGGAGCGGTTATCATGCTTGCAGGGGTTTATGTGATAGTAAATCTGTTTGTGGATATACTTTATGCATTTATTGATCCGCAAATAAGCTATGAATAG
- a CDS encoding GIY-YIG nuclease family protein — protein sequence MKGKKRSLKKIEGYNFKFICRITPETHRGDLMEYSPQKEFSDLEKKKLNPYGKEKFCKFRIPKIKSSGVYCIMEDNKVVYIEECLDLEQRFNSGYGVISSRNCFEGFQTVNCKINSLILRSYKEKSKLELYFLKTSNRKKLKKELQHMLKPMWNEKKVVFNSDKISEPIKVNEDSKTDEIKNKDKKYGKYSKIFGYLKNEKAESIEVPLSKLEDILGFKLPKSARTYTAWWSNGGHSHSKTWMDAGYKVKVVALGEKICFIKLN from the coding sequence ATGAAGGGGAAAAAAAGAAGCTTAAAAAAAATAGAAGGATATAATTTTAAATTTATATGCAGAATAACTCCTGAAACTCATAGGGGGGATTTAATGGAGTATTCTCCTCAAAAGGAATTTAGTGATTTGGAAAAAAAGAAACTTAATCCCTACGGGAAAGAAAAATTTTGTAAGTTCAGAATTCCAAAGATAAAAAGTTCGGGAGTATACTGCATAATGGAAGATAACAAGGTGGTTTATATAGAGGAGTGCCTTGATCTAGAACAAAGGTTTAACTCGGGATATGGGGTGATATCTTCTAGAAATTGTTTTGAAGGATTCCAAACTGTGAACTGTAAGATAAATAGTCTTATCTTGAGATCATACAAAGAAAAATCAAAATTAGAACTTTATTTTTTAAAAACCTCCAACAGGAAGAAATTAAAAAAAGAGTTACAGCATATGCTTAAACCCATGTGGAATGAAAAAAAGGTTGTTTTTAATTCTGATAAAATTTCAGAGCCTATAAAAGTAAATGAAGATAGTAAGACAGATGAAATAAAAAATAAGGACAAAAAGTATGGGAAATACAGTAAGATATTCGGCTATCTGAAAAATGAAAAGGCTGAGAGTATAGAGGTACCTCTGTCAAAACTCGAAGACATCTTAGGCTTCAAACTTCCAAAATCAGCTCGTACCTATACAGCCTGGTGGTCAAATGGGGGTCACTCTCACTCTAAAACCTGGATGGATGCAGGATATAAAGTAAAAGTTGTAGCTCTTGGAGAAAAAATATGTTTTATAAAACTTAATTAA
- the zupT gene encoding zinc transporter ZupT, which yields MWDSTVLFAFGLTLFAGLSTGIGSAMAFFAKKTNTKFLSIALGFSGGVMLYVSFVEIFVKAKDALVAELGTRNGYWVTTLAFFGGIMVIAIIDKLVPSFENPHEVAGIEDMVEIENMEHHLEEMEEEKASEHTGHKHKSGSLYRMGIFSALAIGIHNFPEGLATFASAIKDPTLGVSIAVAIAIHNIPEGIAVSVPIYYATGDKKKAFFYSFLSGLSEPIGALVGYVLLFRYFNDFVFGILFAGVAGIMVFISLDELLPAAQRYGEHHLSIYGLVSGMAVMAVSLLLFV from the coding sequence ATGTGGGATAGTACGGTATTATTTGCCTTTGGGCTTACTCTATTTGCTGGGCTTTCAACAGGGATAGGAAGTGCCATGGCATTTTTTGCCAAAAAAACGAATACTAAGTTTCTTTCCATTGCCTTGGGTTTTTCAGGAGGTGTTATGCTCTATGTTTCATTTGTAGAGATATTTGTAAAGGCAAAGGACGCTCTAGTGGCAGAGCTAGGGACAAGAAATGGATATTGGGTTACCACTTTGGCATTTTTTGGAGGGATAATGGTTATAGCTATTATAGATAAGCTTGTCCCGTCTTTTGAAAATCCACATGAAGTGGCAGGTATAGAGGATATGGTGGAAATAGAGAATATGGAACATCATCTAGAAGAGATGGAAGAGGAGAAGGCCAGTGAACATACAGGCCATAAACATAAATCAGGGTCTCTATATAGAATGGGTATATTTTCTGCATTGGCTATAGGTATCCATAACTTCCCAGAGGGGCTGGCTACCTTTGCTTCTGCAATTAAGGATCCAACTCTAGGAGTTTCCATAGCTGTGGCTATAGCCATTCACAACATACCTGAGGGAATAGCAGTGTCTGTACCGATATATTACGCTACAGGAGATAAGAAGAAAGCATTTTTCTATTCGTTTTTATCTGGACTTTCAGAACCAATAGGAGCCTTAGTAGGGTATGTATTACTTTTTAGATATTTTAATGATTTTGTGTTTGGGATACTTTTTGCAGGAGTGGCAGGTATAATGGTATTTATATCGTTGGACGAACTACTTCCAGCAGCCCAAAGATACGGGGAGCATCATCTGTCAATCTACGGATTGGTAAGTGGTATGGCAGTTATGGCAGTAAGTTTATTGCTCTTTGTTTAA
- a CDS encoding rubrerythrin translates to MNLKGTKTENNLLSAFAGESQARNKYTYYASQAKKEGYNQIASFFEETAHNEMAHAKIWFKLLHEGMPSTAENLKDAADGENYEWTDMYENFAKDAEEEGFKKIAFLFREVGKIEKEHEERYLQLLKNVKEENVFNKEEKVVWECGNCGYLVEGVKAPEVCPVCDHPRAHFKVQAKNY, encoded by the coding sequence ATGAATTTAAAGGGAACTAAGACAGAAAACAATCTACTTTCTGCTTTTGCAGGGGAATCACAGGCTAGAAACAAATACACATATTATGCTTCTCAGGCAAAAAAAGAGGGATATAACCAAATTGCATCATTTTTCGAAGAGACAGCACACAATGAGATGGCACATGCAAAAATATGGTTTAAACTTCTTCACGAAGGAATGCCTTCTACAGCTGAAAATCTAAAAGATGCAGCTGACGGAGAAAACTATGAGTGGACTGATATGTATGAAAATTTCGCAAAGGATGCAGAGGAAGAAGGGTTCAAAAAGATAGCTTTTCTTTTCCGTGAAGTGGGTAAAATTGAAAAAGAGCACGAGGAAAGATATCTTCAGCTTTTAAAAAATGTAAAAGAGGAAAATGTATTTAATAAAGAGGAAAAAGTGGTATGGGAATGTGGGAACTGCGGATACTTAGTTGAAGGTGTCAAGGCACCTGAGGTTTGTCCTGTATGTGACCATCCAAGAGCACACTTTAAAGTTCAGGCTAAAAATTATTAA
- a CDS encoding gamma-glutamyl-gamma-aminobutyrate hydrolase family protein, which produces MKKIGISAGLYINNKMFNDYKMTCVANNYMNSVILAGAVPFVLPCIANEDIIEEQLKSLDGIIFSGGEDCSPDLYNEETLSKCGRITPERDEADMLFLKKALELKIPILGICRGTQLLNVILGGSLYQDLSYMEEKVFLKHQQEINQALPSHKIKIQKDSFLRDILGEEAWVNSFHHQSIKELASCFKISAKSSDGVIEAYESKSEDYFMLGVQWHPENENV; this is translated from the coding sequence ATGAAAAAAATTGGGATATCAGCAGGTCTATACATCAACAATAAGATGTTTAATGACTATAAAATGACATGTGTAGCAAATAATTATATGAATTCAGTTATACTGGCTGGGGCAGTTCCCTTTGTTTTGCCCTGCATTGCAAATGAAGATATAATTGAAGAACAGTTAAAAAGCTTAGACGGGATTATTTTTTCAGGGGGAGAAGACTGTTCACCAGATCTTTATAATGAGGAAACACTTTCTAAGTGCGGCAGAATTACACCAGAAAGAGATGAAGCAGATATGCTGTTTCTCAAAAAGGCACTAGAGTTAAAGATACCTATTTTAGGTATTTGCAGAGGAACTCAACTCTTGAATGTTATTTTAGGTGGGAGTTTGTATCAGGATTTATCATATATGGAAGAGAAAGTTTTCCTGAAGCACCAGCAGGAAATAAACCAAGCTCTGCCATCTCACAAAATCAAAATTCAAAAGGATTCATTTTTAAGGGATATTTTAGGTGAGGAGGCTTGGGTAAACTCATTTCACCATCAATCCATAAAAGAGTTAGCTTCATGTTTTAAAATAAGTGCAAAGTCATCAGACGGGGTCATTGAAGCTTATGAATCAAAGTCTGAAGATTATTTTATGCTCGGTGTCCAGTGGCATCCTGAAAATGAGAATGTATGA
- a CDS encoding oligopeptide/dipeptide ABC transporter ATP-binding protein: MEERILKVEDLKVYFPVKKGIMKKTVGYIKAVDGVSFDLKPGETIGLVGESGCGKTSTGKALVRLNPIHEGEVYYNGQGLTELKDEEFNKLRPDIQMIFQDPFSSLNPRMTVGEIIGEPLKFHRKNEDTTELVLKYMELTGLRKEYLKRYPHEFSGGQRQRIGIARALALEPKLIIADEPVSALDVSIQAQIINLMMKLQKELNLSYIFIAHDLSVVKHISDRIVVMYLGNIMEISPSKKLYSEPFHPYTKSLIASIPIPEPGKKGKKEFLQGEIPSPLNSPMGCKFSTRCKYADDLCKEKRPVFEVVEGEHQIACHHWRKINNVE, encoded by the coding sequence ATGGAAGAAAGAATTTTGAAAGTAGAAGACTTGAAAGTTTATTTTCCTGTTAAAAAAGGGATAATGAAAAAGACCGTTGGTTATATCAAGGCTGTTGACGGGGTATCATTTGATCTGAAACCTGGTGAAACAATTGGACTTGTTGGTGAATCAGGATGCGGTAAAACCTCTACAGGCAAGGCCTTGGTTAGACTTAATCCAATTCATGAAGGGGAAGTATATTATAACGGCCAAGGCCTGACTGAATTAAAAGATGAAGAATTTAATAAATTAAGACCGGATATTCAGATGATATTTCAAGATCCATTTTCATCTCTAAACCCTAGGATGACAGTTGGGGAGATAATAGGAGAACCTTTGAAATTTCATAGAAAGAATGAAGACACAACTGAACTGGTGCTTAAATACATGGAATTAACAGGATTGAGGAAAGAGTATCTCAAGAGGTATCCCCATGAGTTCTCAGGAGGTCAGAGGCAGAGGATAGGGATTGCAAGGGCCCTTGCATTAGAACCCAAACTTATAATTGCAGATGAACCTGTGTCGGCACTAGATGTTTCCATTCAGGCACAAATTATAAATTTGATGATGAAGTTGCAGAAAGAGTTAAATCTTTCATATATCTTTATTGCACATGATTTATCAGTTGTAAAGCATATATCTGACAGAATAGTGGTAATGTACCTTGGAAACATCATGGAAATTAGTCCTTCAAAAAAACTTTATTCTGAGCCTTTTCATCCTTATACAAAATCCCTTATAGCAAGTATACCTATTCCTGAGCCAGGTAAAAAAGGAAAAAAAGAATTTTTACAGGGGGAAATCCCTTCACCTCTAAATTCTCCCATGGGATGTAAATTTTCTACAAGGTGTAAATATGCAGATGATTTATGTAAAGAAAAAAGACCGGTATTTGAAGTTGTCGAGGGAGAGCATCAGATCGCATGCCACCACTGGAGAAAAATTAATAATGTTGAATAA
- a CDS encoding ABC transporter substrate-binding protein, whose protein sequence is MKKMLRLLSLTFMMALLFIGCGGKKEAEETSAEPVKEKVLKVAIDKDATNLNPVFVTDLTGEMFAANIFDTLVSYKDDVSKPAPGVAEKWEISEDGKTYTFYLRKGVKFHNGTELTAKDVKFTIESIMDPANAAASKQYLNDVETVEVIDDYTVKFSLKNVYASFMLLLGSPQFGILPSEYIEEVGMEAFDRNPIGTGPFKFQEWIPDDHITLVKNEDYLLGKPNLDQAIFRPIPKAEVASVELKSGGIDLASSLLPQDIMSFQSDSNFEVQQTPGLSFQYVGFSAVQKPYSDVRFRKAIYYATDFDSAIKGIYGSTGERAYSWIPPVVFANDKEYMKSKALPYDEAKAKALFDELKAEGVLKEGMEIPILSPQDAFRSKIATAMASSLVKYGFKPKVQTLEFGTLLPSTEDGKAGIYLLGWGSVPDPDRWTYALFHTDAGKQNRSKYSNKVVDEALVNGRNTADIAKREVEYVKAMRQAIGTDYIHIPLIFKNINVVHTNKVKNFKPSPQGYIYLYTPENNVDIQ, encoded by the coding sequence ATGAAAAAAATGTTAAGACTTTTATCGCTGACATTCATGATGGCTTTGTTATTCATAGGATGCGGTGGTAAGAAAGAAGCAGAAGAAACATCGGCAGAGCCTGTAAAGGAAAAAGTTTTAAAGGTGGCAATTGACAAGGATGCTACAAATTTAAATCCTGTTTTTGTTACAGACCTTACTGGGGAAATGTTTGCAGCAAATATCTTTGATACCTTAGTGAGTTATAAAGATGATGTATCTAAACCAGCTCCGGGAGTTGCTGAGAAATGGGAAATATCAGAAGATGGGAAAACATACACATTTTATTTAAGAAAAGGAGTCAAATTCCACAACGGTACGGAACTGACTGCAAAAGATGTAAAATTTACCATTGAGTCTATTATGGATCCTGCAAATGCAGCGGCCAGTAAGCAGTATTTGAATGATGTAGAAACAGTAGAGGTAATTGACGACTATACAGTCAAATTCTCACTAAAAAATGTATACGCATCTTTTATGTTATTACTTGGATCTCCACAATTTGGAATCTTACCATCTGAATATATTGAAGAAGTGGGAATGGAAGCCTTTGATAGAAATCCTATTGGAACAGGACCATTTAAATTTCAAGAGTGGATTCCAGACGATCATATTACCCTTGTAAAAAATGAAGACTATTTGTTAGGAAAACCTAATCTTGACCAGGCAATATTTAGACCTATACCAAAAGCCGAAGTAGCTTCTGTTGAACTAAAATCCGGAGGTATAGACCTTGCATCTAGTTTATTGCCTCAGGATATTATGAGTTTTCAATCTGATTCAAATTTTGAAGTTCAGCAGACGCCTGGACTGTCATTTCAATATGTTGGTTTTTCAGCGGTACAAAAGCCATACTCTGATGTGAGATTCAGAAAAGCCATATACTATGCAACTGATTTTGACAGTGCAATAAAGGGAATTTATGGCAGCACTGGGGAGAGAGCTTATTCTTGGATACCTCCTGTGGTATTTGCCAATGATAAAGAATACATGAAATCTAAAGCACTTCCATATGATGAAGCAAAGGCAAAGGCTTTGTTTGATGAATTGAAAGCAGAAGGGGTATTAAAAGAAGGAATGGAAATTCCTATTCTATCGCCTCAAGATGCTTTTAGATCTAAAATAGCAACAGCTATGGCATCGAGCTTAGTTAAATACGGATTCAAGCCAAAAGTTCAAACCCTTGAATTTGGAACTTTACTTCCATCTACAGAAGATGGTAAAGCAGGAATTTATCTGCTTGGATGGGGTTCTGTGCCTGATCCTGATAGATGGACATATGCTTTATTCCATACTGACGCAGGTAAACAAAATAGATCAAAATATTCAAACAAAGTTGTCGATGAAGCACTGGTAAACGGTAGAAATACAGCAGATATAGCTAAAAGAGAAGTAGAGTATGTCAAGGCAATGAGACAAGCAATCGGAACGGATTATATTCATATTCCATTGATATTCAAAAATATCAACGTGGTTCATACTAATAAAGTTAAGAATTTTAAGCCATCGCCTCAGGGATATATATATTTATATACACCTGAAAATAATGTGGATATACAATAA
- a CDS encoding sulfite exporter TauE/SafE family protein, translating into MIYIILAVGALAAGVITAIAGGGGMLIMAILMMVDMPIKMIIGTNRLSALMDNGTSAYHYNKNGNVNKTFLKYAIIPGAVGTIVGTKMLAMMDGKVLERLVPMILIALVIHSLTSKKVGIENGFEGFTKKTITIGIIVTFIIGVYMGFFGMAAGSFFALALVYVFKFDFLEAVATVKPLLFLMGVTSIFFYAAEGLIDYKYALFITFFRILGSRFGSGYASKKGSKLVKPVFLTLCTAIVLKDVFY; encoded by the coding sequence ATGATATATATAATTCTCGCAGTGGGAGCCTTGGCAGCAGGAGTTATAACTGCTATTGCAGGGGGCGGAGGAATGCTCATAATGGCTATCCTTATGATGGTGGATATGCCAATAAAAATGATAATAGGAACCAACAGGCTAAGTGCCCTGATGGACAACGGTACTAGTGCTTATCACTATAATAAAAATGGTAATGTAAACAAGACATTCTTAAAATATGCAATTATACCAGGTGCTGTAGGAACAATAGTTGGTACAAAGATGCTGGCTATGATGGACGGAAAAGTCCTAGAAAGACTTGTTCCTATGATACTAATAGCCCTTGTGATACACTCTCTTACCTCTAAAAAGGTGGGGATAGAGAATGGTTTTGAAGGTTTCACCAAAAAGACTATAACCATTGGAATAATTGTCACTTTTATTATAGGGGTTTATATGGGATTTTTCGGTATGGCGGCCGGAAGTTTTTTTGCCCTGGCTCTAGTGTATGTATTTAAATTTGATTTTTTGGAGGCTGTAGCTACAGTTAAGCCTCTCTTATTTCTCATGGGAGTTACTTCTATATTTTTCTATGCTGCAGAAGGCCTGATAGACTATAAATATGCTTTGTTTATAACATTTTTTAGAATTCTAGGAAGTCGTTTTGGAAGTGGCTATGCAAGTAAGAAAGGCTCTAAACTTGTAAAACCAGTTTTTTTGACTCTTTGTACTGCGATAGTGCTTAAAGATGTATTTTATTAA
- a CDS encoding type 1 glutamine amidotransferase domain-containing protein produces the protein MKLEGINVLAILSDDFEDLEFWVPVMRLREEGANVVVAGIEKNKKYIGKYGVPAESTHSFLELSHEDFHGILIPGGWSPDKLRRYPELLKIIKDMDREKKVIGQICHAAWVTISAKVVEGKNVTSTPGIRDDLENAGAIWHDEAVVVDENFVSSRRPPDIPDYNRELVKAFLKFK, from the coding sequence ATGAAATTAGAGGGCATCAATGTACTTGCAATATTAAGCGACGATTTTGAAGACCTAGAATTTTGGGTGCCTGTCATGAGACTACGTGAAGAAGGGGCCAATGTTGTAGTAGCAGGAATAGAAAAAAACAAAAAATATATCGGTAAATACGGTGTTCCTGCCGAATCGACCCACTCTTTTTTAGAACTTTCTCATGAAGATTTCCACGGAATCCTGATTCCTGGTGGATGGTCCCCTGATAAACTCAGGAGATACCCAGAACTTTTAAAAATCATAAAAGATATGGACCGAGAGAAAAAGGTAATCGGTCAGATATGCCATGCTGCATGGGTTACCATATCTGCAAAGGTTGTAGAGGGGAAAAATGTGACCAGTACCCCTGGCATAAGAGACGATCTAGAAAATGCAGGGGCCATATGGCATGATGAAGCTGTGGTGGTTGACGAGAATTTTGTTTCTAGTAGAAGGCCCCCAGATATTCCAGATTACAACAGAGAACTTGTGAAAGCCTTTTTAAAGTTTAAATAA
- a CDS encoding ABC transporter ATP-binding protein — protein MDNRQPILEIKDLKTYFYTDDGVVKGCDGVSYKVYQGETLALVGESGSGKSVSAMSILQLIPNPPGKIVEGEILYNGDNLVNYSEKQMEKIRGNDIAVIFQEPMTSLNPVLTAGYQIMEPLRLHQKLSKNKAKERAVELLKLVGIPSPEKRFKEYPHQMSGGMRQRVVIAIALACNPKLLIADEPTTALDVTIQAQIINLVEEMQEKLGMAILMITHDLGVVAETADKVAVMYCGKIVEYGRVDDIFYDSKHPYLQGLKKSMPRLDSEIIEELYVIEGMVPNPLNLPVGCKFADRCDYVMEICRKKEPEAVYFGKEHYARCFLYNDSNEAE, from the coding sequence ATGGATAACAGACAGCCTATTTTGGAAATAAAAGACCTAAAAACATATTTTTATACTGACGATGGAGTAGTAAAGGGTTGTGACGGTGTAAGTTATAAAGTTTACCAAGGTGAAACTTTGGCACTAGTTGGTGAGTCAGGATCTGGGAAATCTGTAAGTGCCATGTCTATTTTGCAGCTTATTCCAAATCCACCTGGAAAAATCGTTGAAGGAGAGATTTTATATAATGGTGATAATCTTGTAAATTATTCTGAAAAACAGATGGAAAAAATTAGGGGAAACGATATTGCAGTTATTTTTCAGGAACCGATGACTTCGCTTAACCCTGTATTAACTGCCGGATACCAAATTATGGAACCTCTTAGATTACATCAAAAATTAAGTAAAAATAAAGCAAAAGAAAGAGCTGTGGAACTTTTAAAGCTTGTGGGAATTCCCTCACCTGAAAAAAGATTTAAAGAATATCCCCATCAAATGAGTGGAGGTATGAGACAAAGAGTAGTGATAGCAATTGCCCTTGCGTGTAATCCTAAGCTGCTTATTGCTGATGAGCCAACTACTGCACTAGATGTCACAATTCAAGCTCAGATAATTAATCTTGTAGAAGAGATGCAGGAAAAATTGGGTATGGCCATATTGATGATCACACATGATTTAGGTGTTGTAGCTGAAACAGCAGACAAGGTGGCAGTGATGTATTGTGGGAAGATAGTCGAGTATGGCAGGGTGGATGATATATTCTATGATTCTAAACATCCATACCTTCAGGGGCTTAAAAAATCCATGCCAAGACTCGATTCAGAAATAATCGAAGAATTATACGTCATAGAGGGAATGGTTCCAAATCCCTTAAATTTGCCAGTTGGATGTAAGTTTGCTGATCGTTGCGATTATGTAATGGAGATTTGTAGGAAAAAGGAACCTGAAGCTGTTTATTTTGGAAAAGAACATTATGCAAGATGTTTCTTATATAATGATTCTAATGAAGCTGAGTAA
- a CDS encoding ABC transporter permease, which produces MEKIREEEQIKSKWDMALKKLKRNRNSMLGLGIITLMIYIVMLAPFLATYNPVEIDWSSISQGPSKAHWFGTDEFGRDLFSRTLYGSRVAMGVGVLAVMINSLIGTILGLTAGYYGGKVDNIIMRIVEIWNSIPFILLAIVLMSTFGTGLINLIIVVSLTGIMGFVRVVRSSVLLVKEMDYVSAARVMAIPDLHIITKHILPNCIGPIIVLSTLRIGDIILTVAGLSFLGLGIQPPTSSWGQMLSSGQQYLSVNVWMSVIPGICILLTVFGFNLFGDGLRDALDSKLID; this is translated from the coding sequence ATGGAAAAAATCAGGGAAGAAGAACAGATAAAGTCTAAGTGGGATATGGCTTTAAAAAAACTAAAGAGAAATAGGAATTCAATGCTTGGTCTTGGGATTATAACTCTTATGATTTATATTGTTATGCTAGCACCTTTTTTAGCCACATATAATCCTGTAGAAATTGACTGGAGCTCTATATCACAAGGTCCTAGTAAGGCTCATTGGTTTGGTACTGATGAATTTGGTAGGGATCTTTTTTCTAGAACCTTGTATGGTTCGAGAGTGGCTATGGGTGTAGGTGTTCTTGCTGTTATGATAAACAGTTTAATAGGGACCATACTAGGGTTAACAGCTGGATATTATGGAGGAAAAGTAGACAATATAATAATGAGAATAGTTGAGATTTGGAATTCCATTCCCTTTATTCTCCTGGCGATAGTTCTTATGTCAACTTTTGGGACAGGACTGATAAACTTAATAATTGTTGTTAGTTTGACGGGTATAATGGGATTTGTAAGGGTTGTTCGTAGTTCCGTTTTACTTGTTAAAGAGATGGACTATGTATCTGCTGCAAGGGTTATGGCGATACCGGACTTGCATATAATAACAAAACACATTCTTCCAAATTGTATAGGACCTATAATCGTTTTATCAACTTTGAGGATAGGTGATATTATCCTTACTGTTGCTGGTTTATCTTTTCTTGGATTGGGTATCCAGCCCCCAACTTCATCCTGGGGTCAGATGTTATCTTCTGGACAGCAGTATCTAAGTGTTAATGTTTGGATGTCAGTGATTCCTGGAATTTGTATATTGCTCACAGTATTTGGATTTAACTTATTTGGTGACGGATTGAGAGATGCACTTGATTCGAAACTTATAGATTAA